One stretch of Arthrobacter polaris DNA includes these proteins:
- a CDS encoding GIY-YIG nuclease family protein produces MXYVRWQGIQNKIGNEPPKYWLNFIAAGGRRSRFLHAYENHGELADRRTGTLRCFDLRPSTFLSDLEDRLVIEWSKDAVNWAKSASGAVGFLITEIADARPEPFPGFDQVVLSFGELVAVIDDSRYERWRQALSSVQGIYLIADTKTGHLYVGKADGAQRILGRWSEYAKTGHGGNLALRELNKLDLTHRQHFQFSILRVFSPGASTAEVDAAEAHYKRALLTRQFGLNRN; encoded by the coding sequence ATGAGNTATGTTCGCTGGCAAGGAATCCAGAACAAGATTGGGAACGAGCCTCCCAAATATTGGTTGAATTTCATAGCCGCCGGTGGTCGCCGCTCTCGGTTCCTTCATGCATATGAGAACCACGGGGAGCTGGCCGACAGGCGGACAGGGACTTTGCGTTGCTTTGACCTGCGTCCATCGACGTTTCTCAGCGACCTTGAGGACCGGTTGGTCATCGAATGGTCAAAGGACGCCGTGAATTGGGCAAAGTCAGCAAGCGGAGCAGTTGGATTCCTGATCACGGAGATCGCCGATGCTCGCCCTGAACCTTTCCCTGGTTTCGACCAGGTGGTGCTCTCGTTTGGTGAACTCGTGGCGGTCATAGACGACTCGCGCTATGAGCGCTGGCGCCAGGCATTAAGTTCTGTCCAGGGTATCTATCTGATCGCTGACACAAAGACGGGGCACCTGTACGTCGGGAAGGCTGACGGCGCCCAGCGCATCCTGGGACGCTGGAGTGAGTATGCGAAAACAGGCCACGGCGGCAATCTCGCACTTCGTGAATTGAACAAACTCGACCTTACTCATCGTCAACACTTCCAGTTCAGTATCTTGCGGGTCTTCAGTCCAGGTGCATCAACTGCGGAAGTAGACGCAGCCGAAGCCCACTACAAGCGGGCCCTTCTTACACGGCAGTTTGGGCTAAACCGCAACTAG
- a CDS encoding SPW repeat protein, whose translation MKTWTKWQNWVAVAAGLYAALATIWTTTDGKTTTTLIVLGVLIAIAGLMNLFAPRMRSMEGAQGILGILLFISPWVLAFTGLTGIAITAFVCGAVTIIVTAWVLPAVMKTDEGHHHRPAAA comes from the coding sequence ATGAAGACGTGGACCAAATGGCAGAACTGGGTGGCTGTGGCCGCTGGTTTGTACGCTGCCTTAGCTACGATCTGGACGACGACCGATGGAAAGACCACAACCACGCTGATCGTGCTGGGTGTTCTCATAGCCATTGCCGGACTGATGAACTTGTTTGCGCCACGGATGCGCTCAATGGAAGGGGCCCAAGGAATTCTGGGTATCCTGCTCTTCATCTCCCCGTGGGTGCTTGCATTCACTGGCTTGACGGGAATCGCCATCACAGCTTTTGTTTGCGGTGCCGTCACGATCATCGTCACGGCGTGGGTCCTACCGGCGGTCATGAAGACAGACGAAGGCCATCACCACCGGCCAGCAGCCGCATAA
- a CDS encoding copper homeostasis protein CutC, producing MAKLEIAVQDAAGARLAMESGADRVELCTALSMGGLTPSLGTIEQVLAVGIDVHVLIRPRSGGYVYTPAEVVLMVADITHAARAGVAGIVIGALTEGDKALDLPVLAALSKAAHLVNPDIEITVHRCVDVLLAKDIPVHELVAQLRELGAARILTSGGASSSLAGAEILRMLQVESAGSPEIQAGGGVKIEDIPALAGLDAIHLSARTQTVRGSSGPGGGESAFDVTCPNLVIAAASAIEEHSMASRNRVXRFPEQLTGGEPFDAAGXFPCSVRLR from the coding sequence ATGGCTAAGCTTGAGATTGCGGTCCAAGACGCAGCAGGTGCAAGGCTCGCGATGGAAAGCGGTGCGGACCGCGTGGAGTTGTGTACGGCTTTGAGTATGGGTGGATTAACGCCGTCATTGGGTACCATCGAGCAAGTGCTGGCGGTCGGCATCGACGTCCACGTACTGATTCGTCCCCGAAGTGGAGGCTATGTATATACGCCTGCCGAAGTCGTGCTCATGGTCGCAGACATTACGCATGCTGCCCGTGCCGGCGTTGCCGGGATCGTCATCGGCGCTCTTACCGAGGGTGATAAAGCACTGGACTTGCCGGTGCTGGCGGCCTTGAGTAAGGCAGCGCATCTGGTTAATCCAGACATCGAAATCACAGTCCACCGATGTGTGGATGTGCTGCTGGCAAAGGACATCCCGGTACACGAGCTCGTCGCCCAGCTGCGAGAGCTTGGTGCTGCGCGAATCCTCACCTCTGGCGGCGCATCGTCCTCACTGGCAGGAGCAGAAATCCTTCGCATGCTGCAGGTGGAATCTGCCGGTAGCCCCGAGATTCAAGCGGGAGGTGGCGTGAAAATTGAGGACATCCCGGCGCTGGCCGGATTGGACGCCATTCACCTGTCGGCACGTACACAAACCGTGCGGGGTTCCAGCGGACCCGGTGGTGGAGAATCAGCATTCGATGTCACTTGCCCTAATCTTGTAATCGCAGCGGCGTCGGCCATCGAGGAACATTCCATGGCTTCGCGCAACAGGGTTNNGAGATTTCCTGAACAGTTGACCGGCGGTGAGCCGTTCGATGCAGCAGGGTANTTCCCCTGCAGCGTTCGCCTTCGGTAG
- a CDS encoding TetR/AcrR family transcriptional regulator, producing MSTEQAGESSGIRSDARMLILDSAQELIAKHGFNGTSTASIAKLAGVAKGLLFYYFPAKSDLLVALMAERLPATPLDTDSLAMPGDXAAGLIGTLDALNLSDHKSTVLRVILWREADTHPNVRAQLRRFQTGLEHDIAAVLRKCLPDIADAERIKACATAWVSAIXSSATDDRLSDLDGLXRRGKEQLKAIALILAASLRGPTPCWLPKTAAP from the coding sequence GTGAGTACGGAACAGGCAGGGGAAAGCTCTGGGATCCGCAGCGACGCCCGGATGCTGATCTTGGATTCTGCGCAGGAGTTGATCGCCAAACACGGATTCAATGGAACCTCCACGGCCTCGATCGCCAAATTGGCCGGCGTTGCGAAGGGTCTGCTCTTTTATTATTTTCCGGCAAAATCCGACCTGCTGGTGGCCTTGATGGCCGAGCGACTGCCAGCCACACCGCTGGATACAGACAGCCTGGCAATGCCGGGAGACNCCGCAGCCGGACTGATCGGCACGCTGGATGCATTGAATCTCAGCGACCACAAATCCACTGTGTTGCGTGTGATCCTTTGGCGCGAGGCCGATACCCATCCGAACGTGCGCGCTCAACTACGCAGATTCCAAACGGGTCTGGAACACGATATCGCTGCCGTGTTGCGCAAATGCCTTCCTGACATCGCCGATGCAGAACGGATCAAGGCCTGTGCGACTGCTTGGGTCAGCGCCATTNTTTCCTCTGCCACCGACGACCGACTTTCTGACCTCGACGGACTCNCCCGGCGAGGCAAGGAGCAACTGAAGGCCATCGCCCTCATCCTCGCTGCCAGCCTGCGCGGGCCCACCCCGTGCTGGCTTCCTAAGACCGCGGCTCCCTGA